GCGTTCTTTCAAATAAAAAGGGGGCGATATCGGATAACGCAGTTTCTGGCATAACAACAAATGGCTTCAGGTCGTCAACCGTTCCACCATCACGATGGTTCCTGCCAAGACTTCATCTACTCCCTCCGGTAAATGAATCAGGCATTCGGCATCACGCATAGAAGAAAAAATATGGGACCCTTGCGCACCTGTAGGTGCGACAAATTCTCGCCCAGACGAATCTTTGTGCAGCGTTGCCCGGACAAAGTGGTGCAAGCCCTTCACCTTTTTGATGTCGGTCATCAATTCTGCAGGTTCGGTCTGTCGCCAACTTTCGGCTTGTCCCTGCATGGCATTAATCGCCGGACGTACGTATTGGTCAAAGCATACAGCCGTCGAAACAGGATTGCCAGGCAAACCAAAAATGCCTTTGTTGCCTAATCGGCCAAAAGTGAACGGTTTGCCAGGCCGCTGCTTTACTCCTTGTACAATTGGCTTCCAACCCAAAGATGTCAAAGCAACGGTCACCAAATCATAAGACCCAACCGAAACCCCACCACAAACAAGCAAGAGGTGTGCTTGTTCTAACGCCTCCGCAATCTTTGTCCGTGTCTCGGCTTCATCATCCCGCGCATGCCCAATCCATACGACCCTACCACCTGCTTCTTTCACTTCACCTTGCAACAGGTATCGGCTCGTATTCCAGACCTTTCCCGGTGTTAATGGCACACCCACATCCAAAACTTCGTCTCCCGTGGTTAAAAGGGCAATATTGGGTTTTTCGGACACGACGACTTCGGTTTTCCCCATAGAAGCAAGGGTTCCCAAAAGTGCTGGCGAAATACGGGTCCCCACAGTTGCAATAATACTACCTGCTTTGGTATCGCTTCCGCGCCATCGGATGTGTTCGTTTTTCATCGGCAATCGGTTGATACACACTTGTTCCTCTCCAACCAAGTTCGTCCATTCTTGCATCACAATCGCCTCTGCTTCGTCGGGCACGGGCGCACCCGTTAGAATACGCAGGCAGGTGTTTTGTGGCCATGCTTCCAACCAAGGCGCTCCCGCACGGATAACGCCTGCGACTTTCAAGACGGCTCCCTCTGACAATCCTACTAATCGGATTGCATAGCCATCTACCCCGCTATTATTAAACCGTGGAAGATCTTCGGAGGTAGTAATTACTTGGGCCAACCTCCGGTCAAAACTTTCCGGAAGCGAAACAATTTCTTCCGGCAACCGATCAGTATTTTCTAATACCAACTGGCGGGCATTCAAGAAAGAAATTGGTTTACGCATCGTTTAGTCAGAAATGATCCACTATCTTTTTAAAATGGGTCAATCCTTTGGGATTCAGCGAATAAAGGGTTCGGGTTCCGACCACATTGCCGCGAATAAGACCTGCATCTTTCAAGACCTTTAAGTGTTGGCTGACAGTGGATTGTGCCAGCGGGAGTTGATCTACGATATCCCCACAATCACATTGTTCACTATCTTTTAGAATATTGATGATTTGGATCCGAACCGGATGCCCCATTGCTTTACAATAATGGGCCAACAATTCAGCATCTATGTTTTGAATAGGCGCGCTCATGTAAAAATGTTAAATATATTGGTGCTCAGAACGAAGGGAATAAAAACTTCCCTCTTACAAATGAAAAAGGCTACTTATTTGTAACACACATTTACGGTGCTATCAAGGCGGAGGGTGCCTTCATGAAGCGGGATCAAGTTTTGCCCGAAGAGAACTTTCCCATCAAACGTACGGAATTGTGCCAACGTTTTCAAGGGTTCCTTTCCACGTTTGGCCGTAGTAGGCTCAATGGTGGTGATGCTACACCGGGCACAAGGTTTCACAACTGCAAATGTGACTTCTCCGATTCTTACCTCCTTCCACCGATCCTCTTCAAATGGTTCAAAGCCAGAAACCACCAAATTTGGACGGAAACGGTTCATGGTTACAGGTTGCAGTAAATGGCCGTTTAACCATTCTAAAGAAGATTCGTTTGTCAGTAATACGGGAAACCCATCTGAAAAACGCACGAGGTCATCTTTACTGTTGGCATACTGACGATCTACCAATCGTCGAGACACTTCCGGCATATACACCAAGCGGCAATTCGTCCCTAAAATATCCGAAAGCCAATTATCAGCCCCTTCGTTCACCAATTGGGCTTCCACTTCGTCCCCCCAAACAGTCACCCAAAGTCGTTCTTGGTCGGGAGCGGGCGAAAGTGGAATGGAGTAGGTTTCTACGTCAAAAGTAAGGTGAAGTTGTTTGTCAACAACCGAGGTTTTGACCAAGGCCATTTCAGGGCATTCCCGCTGAGACAAAAAATCCCCATCTTCATCCACCAACATCCATTGACGGTCCATTAACAGCCCGCGCCGTGTTACAAACGCCTCCGTTTGAGAAAAACCAGCAAATGATTTTACTGGATAGACATGGATGCCAGATAACTTCATTGGAATATTGAGTCTAAGAAGGGCTTTACCGTTTAATGCGGTTTAGATAAATACCGATAAATGCCGTTAAGATACGCTTTCAACGTGCTTCACTTCGTATCCCGCGTCTTCAATTGCTTCATAAAGGGCCTCCTTTGACGCCTCTGATTTCTCGAAAGAAACGACCGCGCTCCCAATCGTAACCGACTGAATAACAAAGTCTTTTTGGGTTTGAATGGCTTCCTGTACGGCTGCAACACAGTGGTTACATCCCATGCCGCTAATTTCGATTTGCAATTTCATGTATGCTATGGTTTGTGGTGATGGTTTGCTTTTTCAACTTGGCCAATCGTAGGCTATTACTCAATACAGAGACACTCGAAAGTGCCATTGCCGCTGAGCCAATCATGGGATTGAGCAAGAGGCCAAAGATTGGGTAAAATACGCCAGCCGCTAATGGAATTCCGATCATATTATACACAAAGGCGAAAAAAAGATTTTGTCGAATCACCTTCATGGTTTCTACGGAAATGGTAAAGGCCGTAACGAGCGTGTGTAAATCGGGGTTGAGAAGGGTAACCCCTGCCGCCTCTATAGCCACGTCAGTTCCAGACTGAACGACAATCCCAACATCGGCTGTTGCAAGTGCAGGTGCATCATTGATGCCATCTCCAATCATGGCCACAACACCCGTTTTTTGCTGCCACTCCGAAACAATGCGTGCTTTGTCTATTGGCGAAGTAGCCCCATAAAAGGTCTCCACGTTTAGCTTTCGGGCCACTTCTGCCACCACTTCGGGCGCATCTCCACTGGCCACCACCACATGAACTCCCGCCTCTTTTAGTTTTTGGATCACATGTGGGGATTCTGGCCTTATTGGATCGTTCAGCAATACTACGCCAGCCCAAACCCCATTAATGGCCACATCTATTCGGCTTTGCGCCAACGGAGTATGAGGAAGGGTTGATGGAAAAGTGATCCCTTTTGCTTTTAGCCAGTCTGCACGACCAGCTGTGATGCGTTCTCCATTTACAGTAGCTTCTATCCCTCCACCTGCTTCGTTTGTGAAGGCAGTAGGCAATGTTAAAGCCAGCCCACGTTTCTCGGCAGTTGTTTGTATTGCTTTTGCGAGTGGGTGCTCGGATAACTGTTCTGCACTTGCCAAGAGTGATAAGACCCGTTCAATGGAAAATTTTTCAGATGCGATTACCGAGGTCACGGTAGGCTTTCCCAGCGTCAGGGTTCCGGTTTTGTCTATAACCAATGTCTTGGCTTCATGAAGTTTTTCCAAAACGTCTCCTCCTCTAAACAAAATGCCATTTTTGGCAGCCCAACCGGTTCCGGCCATCACAGCAGTCGGGGTTGCCAAACCCAAAGCACAGGGACACGAAATAATCAAAACAGAAATGGCAACTAAAAGGGCGGTATTAAGAGAAGGTTCAGGCCCAATGAGATACCATATCACAAAAGTGACAGCGGCAATTAACATCACAGCAGGCACAAAGAATGCTGCAATTCGGTCTGCGAGGCGTTGTATGGGCGCTTTTCTGCCTTGTGCTTCACGGGTAAGCCGGATGATTTGTTGCAAAGTGGTCATCTCCCCTACTTGTGTTGCCACCATCTTCAGCGCCCCGTTTGAAAGCATGGTTCCAGCACGTAAGGTTTGTCCGATGGATTTATCTACGGGGATCGGTTCCCCGGTTAAACTGCTTTCATCCACTACAGCCTCCCCTTCCACCACCATACCATCGGCGGGAATACGGCTACCAGGCTTAAGCAGCACCACATCCCCCGCCTGAAGTTGGTTTGCAGGTACTTCAACCACTCCCTCCCGCTTCAAAACAAGAGAAACAGGCGGCGCTAAATCCATCAAGCCACGGATTGCATCTCCGGTTTTCCGCTTTCCCTTTGCTTCCATCCAGCGCCCCAAAAGCAATAGGGTAATGATGACCGCTGCCGCTTCAAAATACACTTGCGTATGATGATTACCCACCCCATGAAGTGCCATTGGCTGCAACATCGAATATACACTGAAAAAATAGGCTGCACTCACCCCAACCGCCACAAGGGTATTCATATCCGACCCACCATGACGCCCTACACGCCAGGCTCCTCGAAAAAAAGGCCATCCACTCCAAAAAACCACAGGCGTGGTCATCACCAGCAAAAACACATTTACGTTCAAAAAATCCAAGGCTCCATGAGCCATCGAAATAATAAAAACAGGTAATGTAAAAACAAAAGCGAACCAAAAGCGTGGCCGATAATCGCCTGTTTCATCTTCAAAAAAGGCGCTAATAGGAGGCGGGCTCATTTGGGTATCTGGTACAACAAACCCCGTTTTTTCAATGGTTTGAATCATCTGATCCCGTACAATAAAACGCGGATCAAAACGAACACTTGCCTCGGCGGTTGCAAGGTTCACCCTGGTTTCCAAGACACCTTTTTGTTTTCCCAGATTTCGTTCTATTCGGGCAACACAAGAGGCGCAAGTCATCCCTTCAACAGGAAGGGTGATCTCAACAAAAGGGGGACTAACAACCGTTTCCGACATAATAGATGGGTTTTGTTTAAACAAACGGTATAGCGCCCTTCTGGTTCCTTTCCAAAATCGTTCTTCAACGATCATGCACAAATTTACAAAAACACCTTACCTGCTTTGTCAAAACGATTAAACACCGTCAGGTTATTTTTTCCCAGCCCGTACTAACCGCTTCACAAGTACCTCTTCTCTGTGCTGAATTCGGAGTAAATAAAGACCCGCCGCAAGTTCGTTTGGTAATGTCAGCTGGTATTCTCCATTATGAGTCGGTAGCATTTCATCAAGAATTTTCTTACCCATAAGATCAAATACGGCAAGGTTTACGAAACCAGAACCTAAATGATGGAAGCGTAGAGTCGGATTTGCCTCAAATGGATTCGGATAAACCTCCACAACCGGCGTTGTTGCTACGGGTATTTCCTCTTTTTCGCGATCAACAACCGAGGTAGCACTCCACTTTACAGCAACTTGAAAAATATACTCATTGTTAAATTGGGTTTCTCGCATCATTTGCCAGCCCAAGCCCTGAATATAAGCTGCAGACCGTCCCAAGGCAGGAATCTCGGCATTATCCGAGACCATGACAAGAGTGTCTTTTTTACCAACTGCTTCCAGTTCAAAACTCACCCAAATATGAGTATTTGGCTTCAAAATAAGGTTTTTAGTAGCCAATCCCAATGTATTGTACTCCCCCCGCTTCAGGCTACTAAGTACGACCTTAAGTGGCTTTTGGAAAGCCTTGGTTTCATCGGGCGTACCATCTGGCGTGGCGGACAAAAACCGAACAACCAAGGAGTCATTGTATCCATCCTGGCTTTTGGTGGTCCCCCAGACCCGCAGATCAATCGAAGCCATACGGCTGTTCATCCCTGCCCAAATAGGAGCACTAAACCGGACGGCGTGTTTGGTAAAAGTTTGTGGAATATGGGAAAAGGGGATAGGCCAAGCAAACGCTGCTGCCGGGCCACCATAGCTCTGAATAATATCCGGTGGGTTTTGTGCAAAAAGGACATGTATCGGTGCAAAGAGTGCGAAAAATAGGATTTTTTTCATGGCTTCCTCGGTTGGGTTTTGGTTGTGCCTATAGCCTAAACTACATCGCCCAAAGACCATGTTCAACCGTCCTTGCACATTTTGTTAAGCAACGGAATATATCAATCTAATAGCAAATACCTATACAGTAATTTATCCCGCATGACAGGTGGTGATTATCGCCTGTTGATTTCAATCGGAAATTCTTATGAAACCCTAACCGATATGGTCCTTGACCTAAGTAAACTTCAGATTTTTAATTCCGAATATGTTCTTACGCTCCCTGATGGCTTCGCATATGGTCGTTATGCCGTAAAGTCCACTTCAGACACATTCCTACAGGCTGGGCAATACACTGGTAATACAACATTTAACCTACAAACAACCGGATTTATAGATGATAAATCATATTTTAAATCCATTCCAATTACAAATAATTCAACTTCGAACAGCAATGATATACATAATCCCATGTAAGAATCAGCCACCATTGAACTTAACTTTTCCACCCCTATACCCGCCCAAGATGTGAACATTATGGTATATGACCTCCTTGGCCGAGCAATAAAAACGTTGAAACTTAGCGAAGGGGTGTCGTTTCCTCTGCCAAAATCACTTGGGATGGAACAGATGAACAGGGACATAAACTTCCGAACGGTGTCTATTTGGTAGTGGTTGAATTGAAAAACGACCCAAAACTAACTATAAAGATGATTGTAAAGCGCTAAACGTTAATGACTTTCGAAAATAAAGCGGTGATGCTCGATTTATGAGGTCGCCGCTTTATTTTTGCTCCCTCCAAAGCCTTGTACCCACAAGGTTGCTTTTAACACTGAACCCTTTGATGTGTAGATGCAAGACGCCAATACCGCACGTTTATTGATTTCCTGCCCAGACCGATCTGGCATTGTTGCTGCTGTTTCCCAATTTATGTATAGTCATGGTGCCAATATTTTGGATGCAGACCAGCATAGCACCGACCCAACAGGCGGGACTTTTTTTATGCGCATGGTTTTTTATTTGGATGGCTTAGACATCAGCCGAGCACAATTTGAGAAAGCTTTTGCACGCGTTGTGGGTGACCCTTTCCAGATGAAATGGCAAATATCATACGCTGATCAACCGAAAAAGATGGCCTTATTGGTATCCAAATATGACCATTGCTTCATGGAATTGCTGTGGCGATGGCAACGTAAGGAACTTTCTGTCGAAATCCCCATCGTGGTTTCTAACCACCCGGACATGGCGAAAGTAGCCGAACAGTTTGGTATTCCATATCATTATATGCCTGTAACAAAAGAAACAAAACCCGAACAAGAAGTCAAAATATTGGAACTATTAAAAGATGTACAAGCAGACTTGGTGGTTCTGGCCCGGTATATGCAAATTTTATCCTCAGAATTCACCTGCCAATATCCTAATAAAATTATTAACATACACCATTCATTTTTACCCGCTTTTATAGGTGCCAATCCTTATCAACGGGCTTATGATCGGGGAGTAAAATTAATTGGTGCAACTGCGCACTATGTGACGTCAGACCTAGACGAGGGCCCCATCATAGACCAAGACGTCCAACGGGTCTCGCACAGAGAAGACGTTGCGGATTTGGTGCGCATTGGGCGCGACATCGAACGGAGGGTATTGGCGCGTGCCGTACAAGCCCATATCGAAGATCGCGTATTGGTTTATCAAAACAAAACAGTGGTATTTTAAGCCTCCAACCACTTTAAGTCCTATTTATTTAAAGCACCTACATTAATTAAAAAAGAATAACATTTTATTTTTTTAGTTGATTTTTTAATCTCACAAATCAACTAAAATACCATTATTCTTCGGTGTAATAAACCAAAAAACTTTTGCTATGACCCTTTTTTGGGGTTAGTACCCAAGCATGACCCAATCAAATCCGCATTGCCTGCTAAAAAGGCAGAGGCGGGTAACCGTTTTCGGCCTTCCAACTGGACCTCGGTTAGCGAAACCTTTCCCGTTCCGCAAGCCACCAATAACCTACCAGCATGGGCAAGTATGGTGCCGGGTGTCTGTGAAGAAAGATCATCTCCAACCACTTCCGATCGGTACATTTTGAGTAATTTCCCGTCTAATAGGGTTCTGGCCCCTGGAAAAGGAGAGAGTCCGCGAATAAAATTATGCACAACCTGTGCTGGTTTAGTCCAATCTACGTAACAATCGTGGGGAAAGATTTTAGGAGCCGGAGAAGCTAACTTCTCATCTTGCTTTGATGTAGGGATCCCGCCCTGTTCGATCATACGCACCGTTTGCACCACCAAATCTGCGCCCAAGTGCATGAGTCTTTCATATACATCGCCCGTGGTTTCATTTGCGCCAATGGGAGTTGAGGCACGCAAAATTACATCGCCAGTATCCACTTCTTTTCTTAGAAAAAAAGTAGTAACTCCCGTTTCTTCTACGCCCGCCATCACTGCCCGATGTATGGGAGCTGCCCCACGAAAAGCAGGCAGCAAAGATCCATGCAGATTAAATGCACCTTTTTGGGCAAGACCATACACGGACTCTGGCAATATCCGATAAGCCACCACCACCATAATATCAATTTCCATTTTGGAAAGGGTTGATATAAAGGCAGGATCTTTTACTGATTCTGGTTGCAATACCGGAATATGATATGCCTGCGCTACCGCTTTAACAGGCGTAATCTCCACCTTTTGGCCACGCCCTCGTGGCAAATCTGGACGGGTAACCACCACCGATGGTTTGAAACCCGCAGCAATGAGGGCATATAGAGAAGGAACCGCAAAGTCCGGCGTACCCATAAAAACTATATTCATCATTACAACCTTTTTATTTATTTAAGGAAATTAATATTTGCCTAACAGTGGCACAAATGAACATTAATCCAGCATTAAACGCTACGTTTTGATAAAATGCACCTGCGTGGAAACAAAGAGGTAATCTGACCGTTTTGCACGATACATGACTTTTACATTTTATTCCGAGCACCTTAACAAATCTAAATATTTTGTATGGCCACAACCACAACTTCCACCATCGCCACCTTTGGATCTGGCTGTTTTTGGTGTACAGAGGCGATTTTTAAACGGGTCCAAGGGGTATCCAATATCAAAAGTGGATATACGGGTGGAAAAATCAAGCATCCAACCTATCGCGAAATCTGTTCTGGCCTAACAGGTCATGCAGAGGCCATTCAGTTTACATTCGACCCCACACTGATTGACTATAACGACTTGCTTGCAATCTTTTTTTATACCCACGATCCTACCACCTTGAACCGTCAGGGAAACGACGTGGGTACACAATACCGGTCCGTGATTTTTCACCACGACGAATCACAAGCGGAAAGTGCTCGATTATTTATCCAACAGTTGACCAATGATCAGGTATATAATAGCCCTATTGTCACCAAAATACAGCCTGCAACCGTATTTTACGAAGCGGAACCTTATCATCAGGACTATTACGACCTAAATGCGGCACAACCCTATTGCAGCTTTGTTATAGCTCCTAAGTTAGAAAAGTTACGCAAACGGTTTTTAGACAAACTGAAAAACTCCGAGTAATCTATACCCGGAGTTCATTTTCAGGACTTAAATCAGGCTATCTGTTCCTGTATTTCTTCAAAAGTCTCCACTTCCAATGCCTCATAAAGGCCACCAGCAACCGCGCCAAATACCATGTGTACAAATACCATTACACCGCTACGCATTGCAAAAAACCAAGGAAAAAAGTATGTAAGGGTGTAAAAATTAATTGCATACAAGGCAAGCCCAAGTACCATTCCCAAGAGTATTCCCAACAATAAACCACCCTTGTGGACTGTGAGTGAAATGAGGGATGTAAAGAGCAAAGACAATGATAAGGTACCAATAACAGATACCGACAAGGCACCCCAATCCAGCGTGGCAGGTGGCGCCAAAATTTGTTCTCCAAGAAATGGAGACGCTAATAGGCGAACCATTGCCCATTCATTTGCCCCGATAAGCAATGGGGTCAATAATAAATTTAGGCAATAAAAAAAGACACCAGCCACAAGGCCCGACCAAAAGGTGGCATTCCAATCTACCACTTGCCTCAGAACGATTTTGGGTTTATTTGTCATGGCGAATAGGGGGTCAAAGATGAACATCACTTGCCAAAATACAACAATTCCAACCCAATTTACCAATAAAGAACCCAATCTTTTGGGGACTATTTTAGTGTTTAGGGTGATTCATGCCGGGCATCTGATGCTTTGAATGATCCATGCCTTCCATCTGGCCATGATTGTGGCCTCCATGCATAAAAGAAAGCAATTCCCGGCCTCTTTCAGTCCCACGCATGATGCTCATCACACCCATCAAAATAATCAGTACCCCAGCAAATAGGTTCATACGGCGCTTCCATGCAGGGGTGAGTAAGTGGCCAAACATGCCCAGTAACCACAAAGCAGGGACAGTGGCAATGCCAAAGACAAACATCATGATTGAAGCCTGTACAGGCTTTCCGGTAGCAGCTGCTTGTGCCAGAACGCCGTATAACAAGCCGCAAGGTAATAATCCATTCAGCAACCCCAGGCCATACGCCCCAATCACCGATTTTTGTTGGACAAACTTGCGGAAGGCATCTTTGTAAAAACTGGTTTTGTTTAATCCACCTATCCCTTCTACACTTTTTACCACACCAAAAATACCAAGACCCGCGATAATCATAAATAGGCCAGCGCCTATACTGATCCAATCCTGCAAGCCAGAGATGTTCATTGTAACGGCCATACCCAGCATACCCACCACAAAACCAAACATCATATAAGTGAACGTTTTGCCAATGAAATATGCAGTCTGCCGAATCATGTGATTAGCGGTATTGTTTGGCGCCTGAATCATCAGCACAAACCCTCCACACATGCCTACACAATGTGCGCTTCCCATAAGTCCGGTTAAAAAAACGAGCCAGAGTTCATTCATGACTTCTTATTTTTAATGTTCGTGTCTTCGTCGTCCCACAGCATTCGAATGGCCGGGGTTTCGGTGTCTTCATATTGCCCTGACCTAATGGCCCACGTAAAGGCATATACAGCCCCTGCTGCCAGCATAATAGCAATGGGAACCATGACCATTAAAATATTCATAAATTTGAATTTTTGACAAATGTCTGTTGCAAAATAGAAGAGCCGATAACTACCAATGAACTTAAGGGCATTGCTACCGCAGCAACAAGCGGATTAACCCATCCCACAATGGCAGCCATTGCCATGATAAGATTGTATAAAAGAGAAAAAGCGAGGTTTCGTTTCACTACATAGGTCACTTTTCGGGAAGAAGTAAGCATGTTCTGTATTGGCGCTAGACCAGCAGAGGTTACAAAGACATCCGCCGATACCATACTGGCCGTACTACTGCCTTGCACCGCAATGCCAACATCTGCCGCTCGAAGTGCTGCTGCGTCATTCACGCCATCTCCAAGCATTAACACTTTGCGTCCCAATGCTTTTAGGTTTTCTACAAACAGTTGCTTCATTTCCGGTGTTTGATGGCCCAACAAATGGTCTTCGGAAATAATTAAGGTTCTTCCTAACTGTGCCACCACCTCTGGATGATCGCCAGACAAAATATAGACCTCTTTTTGCTGTTGATGCCAATGCTGAATCATCTCGAAGGCTTCTTTGCGCACTTCATCTCCTACTCGTGCAACAGCGACTAACCGATGATCGCACGCGACTGCCAGTGGCGTATCCCCTGTATGGGCATAGTTCTCCAGTATTTCAAGGAGCAATGGATCGGCATGTACGACATCTTGTAGCACCCAATCTGGCCTTCCGATCATTACATGGCTTTGTTCTATTTCCCCTTTGATACCAAAAGCATGTGTTTCAATGCCTTTTATAGTATGACGAAGTTGTCGTTTAAGGGCTTCGGTTTCTGGAAACGCTCCTAAAAACGCCTGTGCAATGGGGTGAATGCTTTGCGATTCCAGAACAGCCGCCTGTTGCATGGCCTTCAAATCCCCTTTCCAGTCAATCAATTTCATCCGGCCCGCCGTAAGCGTGCCTGTCTTATCCAAAACAATAGTGTCTGCTACATTTAATGTGTCAAAAACAGACGTTTGCTTTAGGTAAATGCCCGCCCTTGCCGCCCTTCCAGACCCAATGGCGAGGGCAAGCGGTGTTGCCATGCCCAACGCGCACGGACATGTCACTACCAAAAGTGCTACCACATGCGACATTGCCTGTTCAGAACCAGTATCCCACCAAAGAATACCCGTAAGAACCGCCAGAATCAACACAATTAGCACAAACCAGCCCCCAAAACGGTCCACCCACAGGACGGCTTCGGCAGGCTTTTCCGCGCCTTCCCGTACCCAAGCCACCAATTTTCCAATTCGTGTCTGATCTCCGGCGGCCTGAACGGCAACGTGTACCACACCCGTCATATTGGTTGCACCCGCTTGCACCCGATCTCCAACAGCACACGAAACGGGCACACTTTCACCAGTGATAACCGAATTATTGACCTTGGTTTCACCTGCTGCAAGAATACCATCCACCGGAAACACTTCTCCGGCATACACCACAACCACTTCTCCCGGATTCAGCAATTCCGAAGACACCAATTCAAAAGGTTGGTTCATGTCGCCATTCCACTTACCGGAGATTTTTCGGGCCATTGTGGGGACCAACGTAAGCAACTGATCGCTCGCGTCCATGGCCAGGCGGGTGCTCTTAAGGTGCAACCAGCGTGCGGTCAGCAAGGCTGCAGTAAGAACGGTAATGGAATCAAACCAAACATCGCCTTTATGGGTTATGGTGGCCCAAAAGCTATAAAAATAACCAATCAGAATTCCAAAAGAGATCGGAACATCCATATGTAACCGATTAAGCGACCGGATTTTCCATGCCATCCGTAACGATTGCAAGGCTTTCTGGAAAAACACAATGCCCCCAATACCCAGAGACAACGTGGCCAGTACCAAACTCATCCACCGGCCTGCAATCGTTAGTTCGGTTTGGTTGCTCATGTCTAAGCCAGAATAAAAGGCAAGCGCCAGAAGCATCACATTACCCGCCAAAGCCCAAGCAATGCCAAGACGGATCAGCAACCTTTGTTCGTCTTGAGAACGTTCTTTTAGATTAGACTGGCGGGCAGGTTGGAGTTTGTACCCAAAAGGAGCCAACCACTTGGCCACTTGCGACAACTGAACCCGTTGATTGTCCCAAACAAGCCTTAATTGGTTGCGAACATAATCTACACGCGCTTCCTGAACGCCAGCCAATAATTTTGGCATTTGCTCAATCAGCCAAACACAAGCCGTACAATGTAAGCCCTCCAAAAACAACAAGGCTTCTCGGTTGCCATCTGGCCGTAAGATGGTATGTTTTTCCACATATTGTGAAGAGTCTAAGCCAATTAGATCGAGTTCTTTCTCCGAAATTGCAACAATGGGCTTATCATTTACGCCTTCTGCCTCCCGAAGCTTGTAGTAAGTGGCTTCCAAACCAGAAACATGTAGGGCATCATAAACGATTTCGCAACCAGCACAACAAAAAACGGCCGTTTCTGAAAAAATGGGATAATTCCCTACAGGTTGGCCACAATGATCGCAGGCCGTCTGAGCCGAAACGGACGTTCGATCCAATGGCATTTCATCAAGAAGAGACATGAACGCGGGGTATAGGGATTTTTAAAGGTGGAAATATCGGCATTTATTCCACCTTAAAGATGCGATCCAGAATTGACGAAACCCGTAAAGAATC
The sequence above is a segment of the Bacteroidetes Order II. bacterium genome. Coding sequences within it:
- a CDS encoding sulfite exporter TauE/SafE family protein, encoding MNELWLVFLTGLMGSAHCVGMCGGFVLMIQAPNNTANHMIRQTAYFIGKTFTYMMFGFVVGMLGMAVTMNISGLQDWISIGAGLFMIIAGLGIFGVVKSVEGIGGLNKTSFYKDAFRKFVQQKSVIGAYGLGLLNGLLPCGLLYGVLAQAAATGKPVQASIMMFVFGIATVPALWLLGMFGHLLTPAWKRRMNLFAGVLIILMGVMSIMRGTERGRELLSFMHGGHNHGQMEGMDHSKHQMPGMNHPKH
- a CDS encoding methionyl-tRNA formyltransferase, which translates into the protein MNIVFMGTPDFAVPSLYALIAAGFKPSVVVTRPDLPRGRGQKVEITPVKAVAQAYHIPVLQPESVKDPAFISTLSKMEIDIMVVVAYRILPESVYGLAQKGAFNLHGSLLPAFRGAAPIHRAVMAGVEETGVTTFFLRKEVDTGDVILRASTPIGANETTGDVYERLMHLGADLVVQTVRMIEQGGIPTSKQDEKLASPAPKIFPHDCYVDWTKPAQVVHNFIRGLSPFPGARTLLDGKLLKMYRSEVVGDDLSSQTPGTILAHAGRLLVACGTGKVSLTEVQLEGRKRLPASAFLAGNADLIGSCLGTNPKKGS
- a CDS encoding heavy metal translocating P-type ATPase, which encodes MSLLDEMPLDRTSVSAQTACDHCGQPVGNYPIFSETAVFCCAGCEIVYDALHVSGLEATYYKLREAEGVNDKPIVAISEKELDLIGLDSSQYVEKHTILRPDGNREALLFLEGLHCTACVWLIEQMPKLLAGVQEARVDYVRNQLRLVWDNQRVQLSQVAKWLAPFGYKLQPARQSNLKERSQDEQRLLIRLGIAWALAGNVMLLALAFYSGLDMSNQTELTIAGRWMSLVLATLSLGIGGIVFFQKALQSLRMAWKIRSLNRLHMDVPISFGILIGYFYSFWATITHKGDVWFDSITVLTAALLTARWLHLKSTRLAMDASDQLLTLVPTMARKISGKWNGDMNQPFELVSSELLNPGEVVVVYAGEVFPVDGILAAGETKVNNSVITGESVPVSCAVGDRVQAGATNMTGVVHVAVQAAGDQTRIGKLVAWVREGAEKPAEAVLWVDRFGGWFVLIVLILAVLTGILWWDTGSEQAMSHVVALLVVTCPCALGMATPLALAIGSGRAARAGIYLKQTSVFDTLNVADTIVLDKTGTLTAGRMKLIDWKGDLKAMQQAAVLESQSIHPIAQAFLGAFPETEALKRQLRHTIKGIETHAFGIKGEIEQSHVMIGRPDWVLQDVVHADPLLLEILENYAHTGDTPLAVACDHRLVAVARVGDEVRKEAFEMIQHWHQQQKEVYILSGDHPEVVAQLGRTLIISEDHLLGHQTPEMKQLFVENLKALGRKVLMLGDGVNDAAALRAADVGIAVQGSSTASMVSADVFVTSAGLAPIQNMLTSSRKVTYVVKRNLAFSLLYNLIMAMAAIVGWVNPLVAAVAMPLSSLVVIGSSILQQTFVKNSNL
- the ccoS gene encoding cbb3-type cytochrome oxidase assembly protein CcoS; translation: MNILMVMVPIAIMLAAGAVYAFTWAIRSGQYEDTETPAIRMLWDDEDTNIKNKKS
- the purU gene encoding formyltetrahydrofolate deformylase produces the protein MQDANTARLLISCPDRSGIVAAVSQFMYSHGANILDADQHSTDPTGGTFFMRMVFYLDGLDISRAQFEKAFARVVGDPFQMKWQISYADQPKKMALLVSKYDHCFMELLWRWQRKELSVEIPIVVSNHPDMAKVAEQFGIPYHYMPVTKETKPEQEVKILELLKDVQADLVVLARYMQILSSEFTCQYPNKIINIHHSFLPAFIGANPYQRAYDRGVKLIGATAHYVTSDLDEGPIIDQDVQRVSHREDVADLVRIGRDIERRVLARAVQAHIEDRVLVYQNKTVVF
- the msrA gene encoding peptide-methionine (S)-S-oxide reductase MsrA is translated as MATTTTSTIATFGSGCFWCTEAIFKRVQGVSNIKSGYTGGKIKHPTYREICSGLTGHAEAIQFTFDPTLIDYNDLLAIFFYTHDPTTLNRQGNDVGTQYRSVIFHHDESQAESARLFIQQLTNDQVYNSPIVTKIQPATVFYEAEPYHQDYYDLNAAQPYCSFVIAPKLEKLRKRFLDKLKNSE